The following coding sequences are from one Rutidosis leptorrhynchoides isolate AG116_Rl617_1_P2 chromosome 11, CSIRO_AGI_Rlap_v1, whole genome shotgun sequence window:
- the LOC139876262 gene encoding uncharacterized protein, whose product MGVDYYKVLQVDRSAKDDDLKKAYRKLAMKWHPDKNPNNKKDAEAKFKTISEAYDVLSDPQKRAIYDQYGEEGLKGQMPPPGAGGFSGMSSDGGSANFRFNPRNADDIFSEFFGFSSPFGGMGDNMGGSRGGPGGQFPRSMFGDDIFSQFRSASGGGEGSGSMPPRKGAAIERALPCSLEDLYKGTTKKMKISRDGTDATGRTTTVEEILTIEVKPGWKKGTKITFPEKGNEQRGVIPSDLVFIIDEKPHAVFKRDGNDLVATQKISLAEALTGYTAQVTTLDGRNLTIPVNSVISPTYEEVVKGEGMPIPKEPTKKGNLRVKFNIKFPTRLTTEQKTGIKRLLTSS is encoded by the exons ATGGGTGTTGATTACTACAAGGTCCTTCAAGTCGATCGCAGCGCTAAAGATGATGACTTGAAAAAAGCTTATCGTAAACTCGCCATGAAGTGGCACCCTGATAAAAACCCTAATAATAAAAAAGATGCTGAAGCCAAATTCAAAACTATCTCTGAAGCTTATGAT GTTTTGAGTGATCCACAAAAGAGGGCTATTTATGATCAGTATGGTGAGGAGGGACTCAAGGGGCAAATGCCACCACCAGGTGCTGGTGGGTTTTCGGGTATGTCAAGTGATGGTGGTTCGGCGAATTTCAGATTTAATCCGAGAAACGCTGACGATATATTCTCGGAGTTTTTTGGGTTTTCGAGTCCGTTTGGAGGAATGGGAGATAATATGGGCGGGTCACGTGGCGGGCCGGGCGGGCAGTTTCCGAGGAGTATGTTTGGTGATGATATATTTTCGCAGTTTAGAAGTGCTAGTGGTGGTGGTGAAGGGTCTGGTAGTATGCCGCCTAGGAAAGGAGCTGCTATTGAACGTGCATTGCCGTGTAGTTTAGAGGATCTGTATAAAGGGACAACGAAGAAGATGAAGATCTCGAGGGACGGTACCGATGCTACTGG GAGAACAACCACAGTGGAAGAAATTCTTACAATAGAAGTCAAACCTGGGTGGAAAAAGGGTACAAAAATAACCTTCCCCGAAAAAGGAAACGAGCAACGAGGTGTAATCCCATCCGATCTTGTTTTCATTATTGATGAGAAACCACATGCCGTCTTCAAACGAGATGGCAATGATCTAGTTGCTACCCAAAAGATATCACTAGCAGAAGCTCTAACTGGTTATACTGCACAAGTCACAACGCTCGATGGTCGAAATTTGACCATCCCGGTCAACTCGGTTATAAGCCCGACTTACGAAGAGGTAGTTAAAGGTGAAGGTATGCCTATACCTAAAGAACCTACTAAAAAAGGTAACTTAAGGGTCAAATTTAACATTAAGTTTCCTACAAGACTTACTACTGAGCAGAAAACGGGGATCAAGCGACTGTTAACATCTTCATGA